The sequence below is a genomic window from Sebastes fasciatus isolate fSebFas1 chromosome 18, fSebFas1.pri, whole genome shotgun sequence.
TTCACACTCCTGCAAACAGAGCTCACGATGCCAAGCTGCCAGTAAGTCGTAGTGCCGGTAaaacctgacgtaggtttctgcatgatgacgtcGCTACATGTACagaatactgtacatacaaccccactttaaaaaatCCGAACTAACTCTTTCACTTATTTCCACTTAGCagagctaacgttgactcagccagtgctagcgttcacattattcataaccttattgattagctccGATTAGCTTACTTTGTTAACCTACGTCACTGATCTCTGCTAACGGGTGAGTGGGAGTTTCCATTAGGAACGTCTTTGTGTGATGTTTTATGTAGTTTGAGGTTTTCATGAGCTCAGACAGAATAAAGTGAAGATGTGATGGAGGTCTTTCATTACCTCAGGTCATGGTCTGGATCCACGGCGGAGGGTTTGCGATGGGGTCAGCATCGATGTATGACGGCTCCGCCCTGGCTGCTTACCAGgatgtggttgtggttgtgatCCAGTACCGCTTGGGACTTCTGGGCTTTCTCAGGTAAAAAAGACTCAAATCACGCACCCCATTcgctgttatcaggccattaaataggtgttgtctgtcgctataagcaccatagatgtgggtcattacggggcctactacacctactatgttgtaaaagtgaaagcgaaacttaaaagcaacacgttctaacatgtaaaactaaatgaaacgtcacgttttggtttcacttctttaggttcaggcaacaaaaacacttagttaggtttaggtaaatgTTTTGGcctaaaataactacgtttgaaaagtgaaagtgaaacttgtgAATACAACCCATCCATTGTCCTCGACCTCCACcgcatatggagtttcacgccGTCTATAccacagcgcctgacttccgcttctgctactgacataattactacggtcactataggtcgctgtcgtcttcttttattccttctttcggtgatcgaccatgtgaatagatgataaaacctactactgggtgtagtaggcccctactgacccacatctatgaggcttatagaccccttttctgttagtaaacatGAGGACGTATTTTGTGGGCGGAGTGGAGGCAGAATcttttaacaatggctgaagaaaattctagtttctctcaacatgtgctgtcactcactctccaggatcaccagtggtagttgagaaagttaacattaaccaacgggaccagatttgccaacggcagcgctgtaaagataaattgagggctCGTCCGGGATGCCTACATGAGCTTTCCCTGATATTACCTCTCTGGGTCAACTGTGCACAGCCAGAGACCAGGTCCTGGAGGCTCCTCTGTTGGTTCCTTTGTGCTGGATTCAAAGGTGCTGCTGTGCTCAACGCGTGGCCTTTTGACAGGGGTTGACGTGAGGAATGGTAGTTGGGGGTTGGCGCCAATATTGTTCATGGAGCAGCCCAAGAGGTTGAATCGCTAACGTTAAACACCTATTTAATAttcaacagtctaatcagctgaatCACTAAGCACAGTTAGAATGAACATACTGTGATTATATTCTACTCCTTTGGATTTGATCTGTGCCACATGTGttcaaaaatgtaaaactgGGTAACTTCCATCCAGCACTGGAGATGAGCACATGTCGGGGAACTTTGGCCTGCTGGACCAGGTTCAAGCTCTGAGGTGGATCCAGCAGCACATCCACAACTTTGGAGGAGACCCAGGTTTAGTGACCATCTTTGGGGAGTCTGCTGGCGGAGTGAGCGTATCCCTTCTGGTAACGATCAATCTGCAGATAAAGcactttaaataaagtattgcaCAGTTATATCACTGCAAAGTCACTGCTGTCCACAGAAGCTCTAATTCTTTGTGTTGCTTGAATCAACAGCTTCTGTCTCCGTTGTCTGACGGCCTGTTCCACCACGCTATTGCTGAGAGTGGCACTGCTGCAATGGATGTACTCATTGTAAATGATCCTCTACCCATAACGCAGGTTATTACTTTTTAATTCTTCAGTGCACAACATTGAGAGTATCACAACAccatatatttgtttttctaaatTGTTGAGATGAATCCCACATATCTCTCCTCAGGTGGTAGCAAATATATCCGGCTGCAGCCTTGAGAGCACGCAGAAGATCGCTGACTGCATGAGAAACGTCAATATTAACACTATTGTGGATATGGGACAGGTGAGATATTGTATGCAAaaccagaggtgtggactcgagtcacaaactttagactcgacttaacaaaatgaaaaaagactTACTTATTTAAAAAGTCAAGCAATTCATTTCCTGAATCAACTAACGTGAACACTATTCATTTCTAGCAAGTCgacacttaattccccagatccactttgtttgaaccaatcagAGGCAAAGACAGCATCCAATCAGGTTGCAGTTACTGAGCGCCAATTAGAAAAAATTATAACAAAGATATTGCAGCATGCAAAATGTGCAGGTCGAAAATGACTGATGGCATTATATTTGGTGACGggcgcattatgacttgtttaggacttgaactcaaagtttaggacttgggacttgacttgggactttggtACAAAGACTTGTTGCACGTCTATGAAATGCTCACTTGTATATATTTACGTTGTCTTTAACGTTTCTTTTCACACTTTTCTCTCTTCAGGGTGAATATTTGAGAATATCTGTAAATATTGACGGACTCTTCCTGACGAAACCGGTGAACGAGTTGTTCCACAAACATCAACTACTCAAAGTCCCGTATCTGACCGGCATCAATAATCATGAAGGCGGCTGGATGCTTACTGCTGTACGTGTGAATACTGCTGAAATGTATGTGACTGAAGTTTAGTTCTTGTTCATGTCTGAACTGTTCATCGTCTTCCTTCAGTTCTTTGCTCCTGCGAACTGGACCGAGGGAATGGACCGGGAGCACGTCGTGAACATGCTGTACATGTTCTACCCTAACGTAAGGCCGACAGTGCTGAACATCACTCATCACTCTGCCACATCATGTTCACACTTATCTGACCATGTGTTGCTCATCCTCTCCAGCCTGAAGATGCGATCCTCAGAGATCTGGTGTTAGAAGAATATATCGGAACCGGTGAGGATCGTCTGAAAAACAGAGACGGGTTCACTGAGGTGATCGGAGACATGATGTTCTTCATCCCAGCCATTAGGGCTGCTAACGCCCACAGAGGTATCTTATTTACACAACATTATACAAATCTATTTAAGAGCCATTGTTATATCGAGATGTAACGAGATAGTTCTGTTCGTCCACGACTAGATGCAGGTGCTCCTGTGTACCTGTACGAGTTCCAGCATTCTCTCAAATTACTGCAGAAGAAAAGGCCGAGCTTTGTTCGGAGTGACCACGGAGATGAAGTATTTTCAGTGTTAGGACTCTGCTTCACAACTACCCATGTCAAATTA
It includes:
- the LOC141756696 gene encoding fatty acyl-CoA hydrolase precursor, medium chain-like — translated: MKLRLHHSLFITAVLLFCVAAENLKAPDVHTKLGSLRGQYVSVKGKETGVHSYLGVPFAKPPVGPALRLAAPQPVEAWKGVRDATRQPNMCVQHRQVSIDMLEQFGELVVDLPDISEDCLYLNVHTPANRAHDAKLPVMVWIHGGGFAMGSASMYDGSALAAYQDVVVVVIQYRLGLLGFLSTGDEHMSGNFGLLDQVQALRWIQQHIHNFGGDPGLVTIFGESAGGVSVSLLLLSPLSDGLFHHAIAESGTAAMDVLIVNDPLPITQVVANISGCSLESTQKIADCMRNVNINTIVDMGQGEYLRISVNIDGLFLTKPVNELFHKHQLLKVPYLTGINNHEGGWMLTAFFAPANWTEGMDREHVVNMLYMFYPNPEDAILRDLVLEEYIGTGEDRLKNRDGFTEVIGDMMFFIPAIRAANAHRDAGAPVYLYEFQHSLKLLQKKRPSFVRSDHGDEVFSVLGLCFTTTHVKLGNACNEEEEQMGRTMMSYWGNFARTGSPNGDSLVHWPKYGAEGDYLSIDSKEQMTGQHLKKDRFVLVTQTLPEKSRQHMEKAERNEL